The window GAGTCATCACCGACCGTAGTCTGGATGAGGTGGTCCTTGGCTATCTTGGCGACCAGCAGGCCGTCGATCGACTGGCATTGGAATGGACCCATCCTCCGCAGATCGTCGAAGACGCATCATCCATCTTGCGAATGCGTGTCATCGAGGCCAATAGCGAGCGTCCGATGACGGGTGCGGAAGTGGTCGTGCGGCTGGTGGCCACCGACGGACGTCGACTGGAGTTGGGGCGCGGGACGGCCGGAGAGGATGGCTGCCTTGCCACCCGTTGCGAGATTCCCGCGCTGCCCGACGCCAATGGAGCGGTCTTCTGTGTCACGACGGTCGACGGAATGACCGCAGAGCTCCGCGAGGTAATTCGGAAGGAACCGACCGCGGCACAGGGTCTAGTTCACGACGCGTGACGAGCGAGCCCGATCCATCTCCCGGTCCGCCTCCTGTTGCTTCTTGGCGTCCCGCTTGTCGTGAAGCTTCTTACCCTTGGCAAGCGCAATCTCGAGCTTGATTCTCCCTTCCTTCGTGTAGAGCTTGGTCGGTACGAGCGTCATGCCCCCGGCCGCCATCTCACGCTCGAGTTTGAGAATCTCACTGGCGTGGAGCAGCAACTTGCGAGGTCGAACGGGATCCACCTCGATATTTCGGGCGTGACTGTACGGACTGAAATGAGCCTGTAGCAGCCACGCCTCGCCCTGTCGTATCTGGACGTAGGCTTCCTTCAGATTGACCTTGCCGGCACGCGCGGACTTGACCTCGGGACCGATCAGTACGAGGCCGGCCTCGAGACGGCGGATCAGGTGATACTCGTGGGAGGCCTTCCGATTGCTCGCCAGGAGTGGTTCAGTCTTTGTCGGTTTCGCCAATGTGAAGTCTCCGCAAGCGCGGACTATAGCAGTCGGTCACCGATCGGCGGTCGGTCCGAGTCCCAGCTCCGCGAGCTGCCTCGACAACTCGTCGCGTCGGAGGCCGCGGTCGCGTGACATGCGTCGCAAGGCCCGTCGAGGGTCTCCGTCCTCGGCCTCGAGGGCGGCCTCCCACTCTTTCGCGAGGGCGTCGGCGTCGGCGTCGTCGGGACCCGCCGCGCCGCCCGTCGTCGGCGAGAGAACCATCACGAACTCTCCGCGAATCGGATCGGGTAGTTGTGCCCGCAGTTCTGACGCCGATCCTCGCAGAACCGTCTCGTGAAGCTTGGTGAGTTCGCGACCCAGGACGATGACGCGTTCGCCGAGAATTCCGGCCATGTCGGAAAGCGTATCCGCGATCCGATGGGGAGTCTCGAAGAGAACGATGGGCCGTTCCTCGTTCGCGAGGATCCGGAGGCGACGCCGCCGTTCGCCCGCGCGATGAGGAAGATAGCCGTCGAAGACGTAGCGGTCCGCGGAGATGCCACTGATCGAGAGGAGCGTTGCCGGCGCGGACGGGCCCGGAATCGGGACGATGACGATCCCGGCCTCGCGAGCGGCGGCAACGAGGAGCGCGCCCGGATCGGCAATCGCGGGGGTTCCCGCGTCGGTCACCAACGCGATGTCATGGCCTTCATGGAGTTTTCCGAGGAGCGGTGCCAGTCGTCGGGCCTCGTTGAATCGGTGGCTGGATCGTCGAGGTGTGTCGATCTTGAACCGGGCCAGGAGTCGACCGGTGCGGCGGGTATCCTCGCAGACGATCAGATCCACCGCTCCCAATGTCTGCCGCGCTCTCTCGGATAGATCCTCGAGATTGCCCAACGGTGTTGCGATGACATACAGCCTGCCCGACACGATCGGCAGGGTATCACGACGTCAGAATCGCGGATTTGCGGTTCCTGCGGTACCTTTAATAGACCTCTGGAGGGGCGTTCATGAATCGAGGAAGTTGGATTCTCTTTGCGACGATCTTCGCCGTTCTCTTGCTCGGCGCGGCGGATCCCGCTCCGGAGAAGGTCGCGGAAGCCGCGAAGACTGAACCCCCGATCCACGTCGATGGGGAAGCGCTTACCGTCGCGCTCGGCGATGCCGCCAAGTGCCTCGCGCGAGAAGATAGTGCCTGTGCGCGGGCGGCTCTGGATCGTCTAGAGGCTAACTGCCGTCCGATTCAGGTGGAACCCGACAGTCGTTACGACGATCGGGTCCGCAATCTGGATCGGGCGTTTCATGCGACGGTCGATCGAGCGCGAGAGTTGGCCGGTGTGGACGATCTCCCCAACGTGTCGCGGCAGTACACCTGGGTTCGCCAGACCTGCGTGATGTGTCACACGGCATCCAGGATGCTCGGGATCGGACCCGAGTTACCGGTTCCGGAGCCTGTGCGATCCACCGGCCCGTGACTCGGCGTCAGCTCTTCCACGCTCGAGGGTAGCGGAAATCCCAGCCGATGGTCCGCAGGCTGACCTTGCCGATCACCGGAGGCATCCGCTTGAATTGCGTCCGCACAATTCGTTGACGCACATCGTCGATCATCGAACGCTCGAAGCCGGCCGCGATTAGCACTTCGTCGTCATGGCGTTGGTCGATCATCGCGATCAGGAGACGGTCGATCCGCTCATAACTGAAACCCAGGTCGTCCTCGTCCGTCTGATCGGGCCACAGGTCGGCCGACGGAGGCTTCTTCCGGACGCTCTCCGGAAGTTCCAGGAACTCGGCGAGGGCGAGGACCTGGGTCTTGTAGAGATCGCCGATGGGGTTCAGTGCCGAGGCCAGATCGCCATGAAGCGTGCCGTAACCAAGCAATAACTCGGTCTTGTTGCTGGTTCCCAACACCAGGGCGTTCCGTTTCAGCGATCGATCGAAGAGAATCGTCATGCGCGCGCGGGCCATCACGTTTCCCAGTCTGTGACGACCCACATCTCCCGACGCTTCTTCGAAACCATCGATCATCGGCGATATGTCGACACGTTCCGTTTTCAGCGCCAGGTTTTCTGCGACCTCGAGGGCATCGTCGATGGACGCTGCGGAACTCTGTCGATAGGGGAGGAGGTAGGCGTGGACCCGATCCGGCCCGACGGCCCGTGCCGCGAGAGCTGTCGAGACCGCGGAATCGATCCCACCGGACAGCCCGACGACAAAATCCCGCAGACCGGTTCGTTCCAACTCAACGCGCAAGAATCGGGTCAGGAGTTCCGCGGTCCAGTGTCCGTCGATCGCCAGCAGATCTTTCACGATTCTTCGTCCGGGAGGTCGTAGCGCAGTCGTCGGATCCGCTGGATTTCGCGATCCGCAAGGTCCAGACGCTCGTCGCGTAGCAATGGATAGGCCGTTCGAGCTCGTCGTACGCTGCCGGCGTCGATATCGACCATGGTGAGGGACTCTTCGAGAGCCGGCGCGGAGGCCACACGAACGCCAAACGGGTTCACGGCCATGGAGCCGCCGCCGAAGATCAGCCCGTCCTCGCTACCGACACGATTCACGAAGATCACCCAACAGGTCTGAAACTGTGCCGTCACTCCGAGGAGCGAACCCCAGACGTCGACACTGGTAACTCCTCGGTCCGGTTTTGCCCCTCGTGTCGGACTGTTGGACGGCACGATGAGAATCTCGGCGCCTTGCTGCGCAAGAATCCATGGGACGGAACCGTGCCACAGGTCCTCGCAGATCAATAGTCCGGTCGGACCGATCGGCCCATCGAAATGTCGAACCTGCTGACCTTCCGCGAACTCACGGCCTTCCTGAAACATTCCGTAGGTGGGCAGGTAGAGCTTCCGATGCAGGTGACACAGCTCACCCCCGGAAAAATATCCGGCGCTGTTGAAGAACTTGTAGCCCGCGCCTTGCTCGACGAACCCGGCGACGATGTCGATCCGACGAGATGCGTCGGCCAGTCGTTTCAGGGTGGGATGGTCGGTCGGCAGCGCGACCTCGGGGACCTGATCCAGCAGGTGGTAACCGGTCAGCGAGAGCTCGGGGAAACAGATCAGTCGGGCGCCCTGGTCGGCCGCCTTCGCCACCCATTCGAGATGGAGGTCGAGGTTGGCGTCGATATCGCCGAGTTTTGGGGCGATCTGAGCTAACGCGGCGCGCACTCCGTCCATGGGCGGCACCCTAGCACAGCGACCGGGTGCCCGACCCCGTGAGCCGGACTATGCCGAAACGACGGGGTTCCGATCTTTCGTGGTTAAGTGCGCCAAAATGGACATCTTAGCCTGCAAAAGGATCGAGGACTGGGATCTTTTGTTTCCACCCGCGTCCTTTTCGTAGTAAACCAAGGGCGACTCAACTCCAGCAAAGACGAGCCCGGGAGCGAATCTTCATCGGAATGCCGATGGGGGACGTCGGGTTGGCCCGATTCTTTCATAGGAGTAAGGGGCAGGGATCACGTTGGGGGGAGCCCACCGAGACCGGTCCCATGAACGCCCGTGGGTGGGTGAAAGAAGGTAAGCGTTATGTCTCGCAATCAGAATCAAGCAAGCGTGGTGGACGAAGAGACCGCCGAGGTCGTCGTTCGACAGAACCCCGGTGAGGTCGAGCCCGGCAGCGAACGGGCCGCCGAACACGCACCGGAGACCGTCGCCGCCGGACGCCGTCCCAGCGTGGTCTCACGAAGTCGAGTGCCGGAGAAGCCGACGGCCGCGATCCTGCCGATCTATCTCCGCGAGATGGGGTCCACCCCGCTCATCAACGAGGGCAAGGAAGTCGAGTTGGCTCGGGAGCTCCAGGAGGGTCGGGAGGGCATCGCCAAGCAGGCGCTCCGTCTATCCGTGGCCTGCCGAGAGCACTGTCTCGAGAACGACGCCGAGGGTCCCAAGCGGGGCCGGGAGTGGCCGCTGGATGACATGGAGCGGTTCTACGCCAAGATTGTTCGGTATCACCGTGAGCATCGCAACGAGACCCGTCTGAACACGATTGCGAAGCAGATCAAACGACACAAGCTTCACGTCGATCACGCCCGCGATGCGCTGATTCTGGCGAATCTTCGTCTGGTGGTTCATCTGGCGAAGAAGTACCTGAACCACGGAATCTCCTTCATGGACCTGATCCAGGAGGGGAACATCGGCCTGATGAAGGCGGTGGAGAAGTTCGAGTACGAACGTGGCAACAAATTCTCGACCTATGCCTACTGGTGGATCAAGCAGGCGATCGAGCGTGCGATCGCCGACAAGGCCCGAGTGATTCGGATTCCGGTTCACGTCAACGAGAAGATCAAGAAGATCTCGCGGATCTCCAAGGAGCTTGGAGAGGGACTCGGCCGCAAGCCGACCCCTGCCGAGATCGCCAAGAAGATGCAGATGCCGGTGACCAAGGTCGAGGAGATCCTCGGCGTTGTTCCGGAGCCTCAGGCTCTGGAGGACATGTCCGGCGATGACGATAGCCCGGGGCTCATGCGCTTCGTGGCCGACGTCAACGCGCCGTGTCCGCTGGAGCGTACGGTCGATCGCGAACTTCGTGAGAAGGTCAACAGCACGCTGAAGGTTCTGAGCGAGCGGGAGCAGGAGATCATCCGCCTGCGGTTTGGAATCGGACGGGAGATGCCCTACACCCTCGAGGAGATCGGACGCGTGATGGGGCTGTCCAGAGAGCGTGTCCGTCAGATCGAGGCCACGGCGTTGAAGAAGATCCAGGCGGCCGAGGAATGCAACGACCTTCGCGAGTTTCTCGGAGTTTGACCGAGTCGCGACCCCTTGTGGAAAACCCTGGGCCGGAGAATGACCTATTCTCCGGCCCTTTTTAATCAGAAGGGCGCCGCGGTCGACGGTTCAACAGGAATTCCGCGAAGATCCACAGCTTTTCCACAGCGGGCGGTGGATCCGTCGATTTGCTGAACATTCACCGCGAGAGAGCAGAATGAATCGCGCACCGAAGGAAATTCGACGTACAGTCATCAGGGGACGAATTCCATGACCCTTCGGAACCACACCGCGATCGACCCGACCCGACGCAGACCGGGACCCCACGGACGTACAGCGATCATGACCATCTTCGATCTCAGGCAGGCGTATCACAATTCCCTTTCCAACATGCGAGGTTGGTTGGGTGATGCCTCGGTGTCGAGTCATCTGACGGCCCTCGACCGTCTCTCGATTCTGGATGCCTGGCAGCAGGAGATGGTCGAGTTCTTTGAGCGGAACGGTCACTGCTTCGCCTGTTCGCGGCGCCTCGAGCGCTGCACGTGTCCTCACGAAGACGCCTGACCCGGTTCCCGTGGGGCTATCCTGGGCTCCATGCACCGACTTGCGATCGCGAGTGACGCCCAGGTTCGTACCCTCTCCGGGCAGACTCATGTCTTGTGGGGCGGCGGGTTGGATCCTGATGCCTACCTCGATCTCTGGATAGAGCTCTGCAGGACGGACTGGGTCCGGGACCATGCGACCTACTACGTTCTCGATGACGGCGACGGGAACGTCCTATCCAGCCTGAAGCTCTATCGACCCCGGCTCTGTTGGGACGGCCACGAGTCGCGGATCGCGGCGCTGGCAGGGATCTTTACGCCCGCGTCTCTGCGTCGACGCGGGTACGCCCGAGAGCTGATCGAGCGCGTGTTGGAGGTTGCAGCGGAAGACGGTGCGTCCCTGGCCCTTCTGTTTTCCGATATCGGGACCCGCTATTACCGCACACTCGGATTCCAGGAGCTGGGCGCCGACGAACACTGGATGCGAATCTCCGGGGCGACGGCCGGCATCCCATCCTCGATCGAGTTGCGGTCTCTCACGCCCGCCGCTGTCGACGACGTGGTCGACGCGCACCGGGCTTACACCGAGGGTCGTCGGTTTTCCATCGTCCGCGACAAAGACCACTGGGACTTCATTCTGAATCGAGCACAGGGGTTCTTTCGGCGGCTGACCGGGAACCGGTCGCGTCAGCGGTTGGAGGTGGCGGTCCGAGACGGACGGTTTGTCGGCTACCTGTTCAGTATCGAGGGCGCGGGCGAGTGGAACCTCCGGGAGGTCGGCGCTGCCGGCGGCTCGATCGAGTGGATGGCGGAGATTGTTCGGGCCGGGCTGGGAGCTGCGGCCAGTCGTGGTGCCCGTCGTTGCTACGGCTGGATCCAGCCGGAACTGGCCGCCGCGCTGAAGGACCTGCCGCTTCGAACCGAGACCCGGCGACGGATGGTGCCGATGCTACGAACCCTCGGGGCGGGGGACGACCGACAGGTTCCCGGGCTCCCCGATAGCTACATCGCTTTCCAGGACCAGTTCTAAGCGACAGGTCGGTGGCCCTGTTAGAATTCAAGGGTTCGCCCGCTGCCTGAGGCCTCCCTGAATGACGCGGCAGAAAGACGGTGGGTCTCGACCGAGTTGGGCTCTTGCGGTGCTGCTGATCACCGCGTGGGCGCTCCCGATCCTGGCCCAGGACCCGCCCCCCACCGACGGCGTCGCCGGCGATCCATCACGGGTCGAGGACAGCCGGCTTCCGGCCGGTCTGGATATCCGCTTCAAGGGGCAGTTGAAGGAGACCGCCGACGGGACCTTCGAGTTCGACGGTCCCGTCACGATCCGACACGGCACCGCTCAGATCCAGGCCGATCGGATGTCCCTGTCACCGGACGAGATCGTCCAGGCCTCCGGCAATGTGCTTGTGATCTGGGGTGGAAATCGGATCTTCGGTGATCGGGCGACCTACTCCCTGAAAGATCAGCATGGGATCTTCGAAGACGTCATCGGGCACGTCGACAACCAGTTCATCTTCTGGGCGAAGACGGCCGAGAAGATCGGAGACGAGACGATCCGTCTGCGCACCGCCACCGTCACGACCTGTACCCAGCCCGTTCCCTACTGGTCGTTTTCCGTCTCCAGCGCGACGATCCGAATTGACGGCTACGCCCGCATGGTCAACGTGAGGCTGCGTTCGGGTCGGGTGCCGTTCATCTACCTGCCGTATCTGGTCTGGCCGGTAAAACAAGATCGCGCGGCGGGTCTGCTGATGCCGCAGTTCCACAGTAGCGAGGAGAGGGGAGAATCGATCTCCCAGGAGCTGTTCATTCCACTCGGGAGAAGCGCCGATATGACGGTGCAGGGACGGTATTACACCGAGGCCGGGTTCGGGGCCGGCACCGAGGTTCGCTTCATTCCGAACCGCAACGGCGAGGGTTACTTCAACGGCTTCTTCATCAACGACCAGGTCGCGGGCAAGAGTCGTTATCGCGCGCAGTTCAACCAACGCCAGACGTTTCGAAACGGATTCAGGATGGTGGCCGATATCAACCTGGTGTCGGATTTCGACTACTTCACAGACTTTGAGCGTCAGTTGAATCTGGTGAGTTCGCCGACGATTCTGGCGCGTCTGGAATTCTCTCGGAACGGGAAATGGACCAGTACGAACGTGCGGGAGCTGCGACGCGAGCAACTCCTGTCCAACGGGTCGGAGCTGGTCCAGCAGACTCTGCCCGAGATCGAGTGGCGTGGCAGAAGCCGTCAGCTGGGCCGGTCGCCGTTCTACCTGAGCTATGAATCGTCGATTGCGTCGATCCAGCAACGTGGCGAGCAACAGGGCCGGTCGATCGATGCCGACTATTTTCGCGGCGATCTATTCCCGACCTTGACGCTTCACTGGTCTGCGGCACCGTGGCTCGATATCAACCCCACACTTCAATACCGTGTGACCCACTACACCCAGCGTCAAGTTTCGGGCGGCGTGTTCGGGACCCCCATCGAGGTCCAGGATGAGTCGTTGACCCGAGGACTCCTGGGCGCGGGTGTCGAGATCATCGGCCCCAAGATCTCCCGAATCTTCGGCGACCCGAATGATCCCTCCCAGTCGGCGTACAAGCACGCGATCGAAACCCGGATGAGCTACGGGTACCTCGAGCCCTATGACCGCAGCGACGAGATCGTGCTCTACGACGAAATCGATCGGTTTCAGGGCAGTGGCAGCCGACTCAACTATGCGCTGGTCCAGCGGCTCTTTGCGAAACGTGCCCAGGCCGAGCCGGACGAGGATCCGGGAACGGGCGAGACCATCGTCCTGCCCGACGGGTCTCGGAGCGCCGCCCCGCCGCTGGCCGACGGCCCTCAGCCCTCACCCCAGTCGCTCGCGAACGGCTCCGAAGATTCGACTCCGGTGAACCGTGAACCACTCGAGATCGCGACGTTCACGATGTCCCAGTCGCGTTCGTTCGATGACGACGTGACCTTCGCCGACCTGGATTCCGACGGAGTCAACGAGACCACATCCAAGGCCAGCAATATCGCCCTCTCCGGCCGCTACAATCCGTCTCCGCGGACGAGTCTCGATGTCCGTAGCAACTACCACATCCTCTACAACGCATTCGCGGACACGTCGGTGTCCGGTTCCATCCGTAGCCAGCTCGCCCGGGTCCGATTCTCCCTTGTTCATCGAAACGGTCTCGGTGTCTTGCAAACCGGAACGATGGACGACGGCATGGGAAACACCATCCCGATATTCTCTTCGCGCGAGGACGATACCCAGTTGAGGCTGACAACCGGTTTCAGCCTGTTCCGCGGCAAACTGCAGCTGGACCTTGACGGCACGCTGGACGTCAATCCGCAGGACGGGCAGAAGCGGGTGCCGGATCACCACTGGCGACTGACCTATCGAACCCAGTGCTGTACGGTGTTCGTCGAGCGCATCGATCGCCAGTTCAGCACGAGCGATCGTCGCGATCTCTACTTTCGTATCGATCTGACCGGGATCGGCAAGCTTCTGGATCTGAGGTACTGACGCTCCATGACGTCGAAGAACAACACGCTGGTTCTCGGTGGATCGGGTCAACTCGGGACGGCCCTCGTCGTCCAGCTGGCCCGCAAGGGAGAGCCCAGCCGGGCGCCGCGACGAAACCAGTGGGATCTCAGCCTCATCGACGAGGCTGAACGACACGTCGAGTCTTACGCGCCGACAACGATCATCAACGCGGCCGCGTACAACGATGTCGACGGTGCGGAAACAGCTGACGGAGCCGACGAGGCGTGGTTGTTGAACGTCAAGTTGCCAGGCGTACTGGCCGGTGCATGTGCGAAACGGGGGATCCGTTTCGTCCACGTCTCGACGGACTACGTGTTCGACGGACGCAGTGATCGCCCGTATACGGAGACGGATCCGACCGGTCCTCTGCAGGTCTACGGGAGAGGAAAGCTGGCAGGCGAACGGGCCGTACTGGAAGCCGACGCGACCGCATTGGTCGTACGAACGTCAACGGTGTATGGCCCGTCACGCCGAGTGCAACCAAACTTTGTGACGCGCGTGTTGGCCCAGGCTCGCGGGCACGAAAAGGTCGAGATGGTCTGTGGGTCAAAGTCCTCGCCGACGTACGCACCGGATCTGGCCGCGGCCATCATGGAACTCCTTGCGTGCAAGGCCGAGGGATTGGTCCACTTTGCCAATGACGAGGTCTGCACACGCTACGAGTTCGCCGCTGAGATTCTCCGTCGGGCCGGTCTCCACAAGACGACCCAACTTCGCCTGTGCGAAGACAGGCCGGGTGGCGCACCGCGTCCGAAGTTCTCCGTTCTTGAAACCTCGCGATTTCGGGCCCTCACCGGAACCCAACCCCGACCCTGGCGCGTCGCTCTGACCCAGTACCTATCCTGGATCGAGGCCAACCGAACCCTGGAAGAAGAGGCATGAAGATACTCGTGACCGGTGCAGGCGGTTTCCTCGGCGGGGCGGTCGTGGAGCGACTCTGCGGCGATGGACACGACGTCCTGGGCTTCGTTCGAGACGAGGCTCGCTGGACGAATCGTCCCGCTAGAGCGGGTGTCTTCG is drawn from Acidobacteriota bacterium and contains these coding sequences:
- the smpB gene encoding SsrA-binding protein SmpB — translated: MAKPTKTEPLLASNRKASHEYHLIRRLEAGLVLIGPEVKSARAGKVNLKEAYVQIRQGEAWLLQAHFSPYSHARNIEVDPVRPRKLLLHASEILKLEREMAAGGMTLVPTKLYTKEGRIKLEIALAKGKKLHDKRDAKKQQEADREMDRARSSRVVN
- the rsmI gene encoding 16S rRNA (cytidine(1402)-2'-O)-methyltransferase, whose translation is MSGRLYVIATPLGNLEDLSERARQTLGAVDLIVCEDTRRTGRLLARFKIDTPRRSSHRFNEARRLAPLLGKLHEGHDIALVTDAGTPAIADPGALLVAAAREAGIVIVPIPGPSAPATLLSISGISADRYVFDGYLPHRAGERRRRLRILANEERPIVLFETPHRIADTLSDMAGILGERVIVLGRELTKLHETVLRGSASELRAQLPDPIRGEFVMVLSPTTGGAAGPDDADADALAKEWEAALEAEDGDPRRALRRMSRDRGLRRDELSRQLAELGLGPTADR
- the rfbD gene encoding dTDP-4-dehydrorhamnose reductase — protein: MTSKNNTLVLGGSGQLGTALVVQLARKGEPSRAPRRNQWDLSLIDEAERHVESYAPTTIINAAAYNDVDGAETADGADEAWLLNVKLPGVLAGACAKRGIRFVHVSTDYVFDGRSDRPYTETDPTGPLQVYGRGKLAGERAVLEADATALVVRTSTVYGPSRRVQPNFVTRVLAQARGHEKVEMVCGSKSSPTYAPDLAAAIMELLACKAEGLVHFANDEVCTRYEFAAEILRRAGLHKTTQLRLCEDRPGGAPRPKFSVLETSRFRALTGTQPRPWRVALTQYLSWIEANRTLEEEA
- a CDS encoding GNAT family N-acetyltransferase, whose protein sequence is MHRLAIASDAQVRTLSGQTHVLWGGGLDPDAYLDLWIELCRTDWVRDHATYYVLDDGDGNVLSSLKLYRPRLCWDGHESRIAALAGIFTPASLRRRGYARELIERVLEVAAEDGASLALLFSDIGTRYYRTLGFQELGADEHWMRISGATAGIPSSIELRSLTPAAVDDVVDAHRAYTEGRRFSIVRDKDHWDFILNRAQGFFRRLTGNRSRQRLEVAVRDGRFVGYLFSIEGAGEWNLREVGAAGGSIEWMAEIVRAGLGAAASRGARRCYGWIQPELAAALKDLPLRTETRRRMVPMLRTLGAGDDRQVPGLPDSYIAFQDQF
- a CDS encoding NAD+ synthase, producing MVKDLLAIDGHWTAELLTRFLRVELERTGLRDFVVGLSGGIDSAVSTALAARAVGPDRVHAYLLPYRQSSAASIDDALEVAENLALKTERVDISPMIDGFEEASGDVGRHRLGNVMARARMTILFDRSLKRNALVLGTSNKTELLLGYGTLHGDLASALNPIGDLYKTQVLALAEFLELPESVRKKPPSADLWPDQTDEDDLGFSYERIDRLLIAMIDQRHDDEVLIAAGFERSMIDDVRQRIVRTQFKRMPPVIGKVSLRTIGWDFRYPRAWKS
- the lptD gene encoding LPS assembly protein LptD, with the translated sequence MTRQKDGGSRPSWALAVLLITAWALPILAQDPPPTDGVAGDPSRVEDSRLPAGLDIRFKGQLKETADGTFEFDGPVTIRHGTAQIQADRMSLSPDEIVQASGNVLVIWGGNRIFGDRATYSLKDQHGIFEDVIGHVDNQFIFWAKTAEKIGDETIRLRTATVTTCTQPVPYWSFSVSSATIRIDGYARMVNVRLRSGRVPFIYLPYLVWPVKQDRAAGLLMPQFHSSEERGESISQELFIPLGRSADMTVQGRYYTEAGFGAGTEVRFIPNRNGEGYFNGFFINDQVAGKSRYRAQFNQRQTFRNGFRMVADINLVSDFDYFTDFERQLNLVSSPTILARLEFSRNGKWTSTNVRELRREQLLSNGSELVQQTLPEIEWRGRSRQLGRSPFYLSYESSIASIQQRGEQQGRSIDADYFRGDLFPTLTLHWSAAPWLDINPTLQYRVTHYTQRQVSGGVFGTPIEVQDESLTRGLLGAGVEIIGPKISRIFGDPNDPSQSAYKHAIETRMSYGYLEPYDRSDEIVLYDEIDRFQGSGSRLNYALVQRLFAKRAQAEPDEDPGTGETIVLPDGSRSAAPPLADGPQPSPQSLANGSEDSTPVNREPLEIATFTMSQSRSFDDDVTFADLDSDGVNETTSKASNIALSGRYNPSPRTSLDVRSNYHILYNAFADTSVSGSIRSQLARVRFSLVHRNGLGVLQTGTMDDGMGNTIPIFSSREDDTQLRLTTGFSLFRGKLQLDLDGTLDVNPQDGQKRVPDHHWRLTYRTQCCTVFVERIDRQFSTSDRRDLYFRIDLTGIGKLLDLRY
- a CDS encoding sigma-70 family RNA polymerase sigma factor, giving the protein MSRNQNQASVVDEETAEVVVRQNPGEVEPGSERAAEHAPETVAAGRRPSVVSRSRVPEKPTAAILPIYLREMGSTPLINEGKEVELARELQEGREGIAKQALRLSVACREHCLENDAEGPKRGREWPLDDMERFYAKIVRYHREHRNETRLNTIAKQIKRHKLHVDHARDALILANLRLVVHLAKKYLNHGISFMDLIQEGNIGLMKAVEKFEYERGNKFSTYAYWWIKQAIERAIADKARVIRIPVHVNEKIKKISRISKELGEGLGRKPTPAEIAKKMQMPVTKVEEILGVVPEPQALEDMSGDDDSPGLMRFVADVNAPCPLERTVDRELREKVNSTLKVLSEREQEIIRLRFGIGREMPYTLEEIGRVMGLSRERVRQIEATALKKIQAAEECNDLREFLGV